A genome region from Arachidicoccus soli includes the following:
- a CDS encoding O-antigen ligase family protein, which translates to MNLFKSNPNLSLYFITFFTFIGYNAGLAVFIGANLNTTLYYSIPLKFITSIIMIKYIIKNSKINQGYNDKLKKKITFMFILFTLLYIFKVIFSFGFFMRIVPYKNDWYVYIFYYLSAAILPFFMYSSVDLNDKNKKTIVDALIFSGFILGIVCLFEYGKIIFLGNIGRLGSNPNEGDTLSPLALSYSGSLTIIICLYQMIYKKGLAFAYKFYLIITIFLCILLFLLGSSRGSILALAFCLPIFFIYSKLKGKLKLVLIFILAIPLITYGVMVTGSNIFERVQNSEQNGDIGRSILWNAAKKEFLNHPILGGRIEVSGIYPHEIFLEILMATGIVGILLFLYFFVNSFKRVAFICKRDYSNVFVFLIFLQGVAQYLVTGAIYGAILLFFPIGLIWASYSKNIKNIKS; encoded by the coding sequence ATGAATTTATTTAAATCTAATCCCAATTTATCCCTTTATTTTATTACCTTTTTTACCTTTATTGGGTATAATGCTGGGTTGGCTGTGTTTATTGGTGCAAATTTAAATACTACGTTATATTATTCAATTCCTTTAAAATTCATTACTTCCATAATAATGATAAAATATATCATTAAAAATTCAAAAATAAATCAAGGTTATAACGATAAGTTAAAAAAGAAAATAACCTTCATGTTCATATTATTTACTTTGTTATATATTTTTAAAGTGATTTTTTCATTTGGTTTTTTTATGAGAATTGTACCCTATAAAAATGATTGGTATGTCTACATATTTTACTATTTATCCGCCGCAATATTACCATTCTTTATGTATAGTTCTGTTGATTTAAATGATAAGAATAAGAAAACGATAGTTGATGCTTTAATTTTTTCTGGATTTATTTTAGGAATAGTATGCTTATTTGAATATGGAAAAATAATTTTTTTGGGTAACATTGGAAGATTAGGTAGTAACCCAAATGAAGGAGATACGTTAAGCCCATTAGCATTATCCTATTCAGGATCGTTAACCATTATTATTTGTCTTTATCAAATGATATATAAAAAGGGATTAGCATTTGCTTATAAATTTTATTTAATTATTACTATTTTTCTTTGCATTTTATTGTTTTTATTAGGTTCGTCAAGAGGCTCTATTTTGGCGTTGGCTTTTTGCTTACCTATTTTCTTTATTTATAGCAAATTAAAAGGGAAGTTAAAACTAGTTTTAATATTTATTCTTGCTATCCCATTAATAACCTATGGTGTAATGGTTACAGGTAGTAATATTTTTGAAAGGGTCCAGAATTCGGAGCAAAATGGTGATATTGGTAGATCTATTTTGTGGAATGCTGCCAAAAAAGAATTCTTAAATCACCCTATTTTGGGTGGTAGAATTGAAGTATCTGGCATTTATCCACATGAAATATTTTTGGAGATTTTAATGGCTACTGGAATCGTAGGGATATTGCTTTTTTTGTACTTTTTTGTTAATTCTTTTAAAAGAGTAGCATTCATTTGTAAACGAGATTATTCCAATGTTTTTGTTTTTCTTATTTTCCTACAAGGTGTGGCGCAGTATTTGGTAACTGGGGCTATTTACGGAGCAATTTTATTGTTTTTTCCAATAGGATTAATTTGGGCATCTTATTCAAAGAATATTAAAAATATTAAATCATGA
- a CDS encoding glycosyltransferase family 2 protein codes for MLLSIVVPTKNRSRTLHLLIEALIAFNDKDMELVIHDNSDNNAETVQFLLDPKYASCKNLKYIYCPGELSVIKNSDLAVANATGEYICFIGDDDGVLPIITNTVRWMKEQNISVLKTRKAAYSWPGMQKNILNKNASGILSYSSFNYGTKSIDSEVALKYSLNKGGTSMLKLPCLYHGIVHHTILDRIYQNCGSFFPASSPDMANAIALIKFVSSFTYLDIPIIISGKSVSSTGGLGVLHKHIAKIEDVKHLPKNVLNSWPNFIPRYWTGQTIWAESLLNSLKNCGDSESQYKFNYSYLYAYIMVYDFKFRKIIFSDAKIKIYSLAFYINILRLFLKRVYEFLYNRTLKYSTRNNIKTIGAAIDYIQREIELNKLPF; via the coding sequence ATGTTACTAAGTATAGTTGTACCTACAAAGAATAGAAGTAGAACATTGCATCTCTTGATTGAAGCACTTATTGCTTTTAATGATAAGGATATGGAGCTAGTAATTCATGATAATAGTGATAACAATGCCGAAACGGTTCAATTCCTTTTAGACCCGAAATATGCTAGTTGCAAAAATTTAAAATATATCTATTGCCCAGGAGAACTATCAGTTATTAAGAATTCTGATTTGGCTGTTGCAAATGCAACTGGTGAATATATATGCTTTATAGGGGATGATGATGGAGTGTTACCTATTATTACAAATACCGTTAGATGGATGAAGGAGCAAAATATTAGTGTGTTAAAAACTCGAAAGGCTGCTTATAGTTGGCCCGGCATGCAGAAAAATATTTTGAATAAAAATGCTTCTGGGATATTAAGTTATTCTTCGTTTAATTATGGGACAAAATCCATCGATTCAGAAGTTGCATTAAAATATTCTTTAAACAAAGGAGGAACGAGCATGTTAAAACTTCCTTGCTTATATCATGGTATAGTCCATCATACAATTTTGGATAGAATATATCAAAATTGTGGTAGTTTTTTTCCTGCCTCAAGCCCTGATATGGCAAATGCAATTGCATTAATTAAATTTGTTAGTTCATTTACATACTTAGATATTCCTATTATTATAAGTGGTAAGAGTGTAAGCAGTACTGGAGGTTTGGGTGTTTTACACAAGCATATAGCTAAAATCGAAGACGTAAAGCACTTGCCAAAAAATGTTTTAAATTCATGGCCAAATTTTATCCCAAGATATTGGACGGGTCAAACTATTTGGGCAGAATCTCTACTAAATAGTCTTAAAAATTGTGGAGATAGTGAGAGTCAATATAAGTTTAATTATTCTTATCTATATGCATATATAATGGTGTATGATTTCAAATTTAGAAAAATAATATTTTCAGATGCAAAAATTAAAATTTATTCTCTTGCTTTTTATATTAACATTCTAAGGCTTTTTCTAAAAAGGGTCTATGAGTTTCTGTATAATCGTACACTTAAATATTCCACTCGGAATAATATAAAAACGATAGGGGCTGCTATCGATTATATTCAGAGGGAGATTGAATTAAATAAATTGCCTTTTTAA
- a CDS encoding oligosaccharide flippase family protein has protein sequence MKKNIIANIVGKGWSLISNFVFIPLYIYFLGIQSYSIISFTLIIVGLMAMLDAGMTATLSREFAIKTNSKKDLVKILSTLETCYFFIAIIIIGLIYSFAGVIAKNMLNDTKYSNIELIFYLRIIGIGVAFQMLAQFYMGGLLGLEKQVKANFYQILWSIARNALVIIPIYYFRSLSAFFLWQISCTIIYAVTLRMVLIRNISRDLPFFIKPRIDNKVIKRVWKFAAGMLLISLVASVNTQLDKLTISKVLPIDQLGYYTIAMTLTYILMTLINPVDIAIRPRFTALFSENKLQDVLLLYNKLILFISIVIFSIAAILFFNSKEIILIWMRKESIVDKSYMYVPVLTLGMCALTSNLLPFNICLSLGKTKLNNIVGIFSLFLTIPGYWIFTRKYGALGAAVTWTTVQIIITPIYFYYVNKFYIKDKHGFKTFLQKIIYPGLVAFGLGFIFSRIPFSKSIVLVIFQLAFSAFIILFILLKCFLAKADISGYLGLFKFQKK, from the coding sequence ATGAAAAAAAATATTATTGCAAATATTGTTGGAAAAGGTTGGAGTTTAATCTCCAATTTTGTTTTTATTCCACTTTATATCTATTTTCTAGGCATACAAAGCTATTCTATTATTAGTTTTACACTAATCATAGTTGGATTGATGGCAATGTTAGATGCTGGAATGACTGCTACTTTATCACGTGAATTTGCGATAAAAACTAATTCTAAAAAGGATTTGGTCAAGATTCTGTCTACTTTGGAAACTTGTTATTTTTTTATTGCTATTATTATAATAGGTTTAATCTATTCTTTTGCTGGCGTTATAGCAAAGAATATGCTTAATGATACTAAATATTCTAACATTGAATTAATTTTCTATTTACGAATAATTGGGATTGGAGTTGCGTTTCAAATGCTAGCTCAGTTTTATATGGGAGGATTATTAGGTTTAGAAAAACAAGTAAAAGCAAATTTTTATCAGATTTTATGGAGTATTGCTAGAAATGCATTGGTAATTATCCCTATTTATTATTTTAGAAGCTTAAGCGCCTTTTTCTTATGGCAAATATCTTGTACTATTATTTATGCTGTTACTTTAAGAATGGTATTAATTCGAAATATTAGTAGAGATTTACCTTTTTTTATTAAACCTAGGATAGACAATAAAGTAATTAAAAGGGTTTGGAAATTCGCGGCTGGAATGTTGTTAATTTCTCTTGTTGCTAGCGTTAACACGCAACTAGATAAATTGACAATAAGTAAGGTTTTGCCTATTGATCAATTAGGATATTATACGATTGCGATGACTTTGACTTATATCCTAATGACTCTTATTAATCCAGTTGATATTGCTATTCGCCCAAGATTTACAGCACTTTTTTCAGAAAATAAATTGCAAGATGTTTTACTTTTATATAATAAATTGATATTATTTATATCAATTGTAATCTTTTCGATTGCTGCAATTTTGTTTTTTAATTCCAAAGAAATTATTTTAATCTGGATGAGGAAGGAATCTATAGTTGATAAGTCATATATGTATGTGCCTGTCCTCACTTTAGGGATGTGCGCTTTAACATCTAACTTATTGCCTTTTAATATTTGCCTTTCATTAGGAAAAACTAAGTTAAATAATATTGTAGGCATATTCAGCTTATTTCTTACAATTCCAGGATATTGGATATTTACTCGTAAATATGGGGCTTTAGGTGCTGCAGTCACTTGGACTACAGTACAGATAATTATAACTCCCATATACTTTTATTATGTAAATAAATTTTATATTAAAGATAAACACGGATTTAAAACGTTTTTGCAAAAAATAATTTACCCGGGATTGGTTGCTTTTGGTTTAGGCTTTATCTTCTCTCGAATACCTTTTTCAAAAAGTATAGTTTTAGTTATTTTTCAACTTGCTTTTTCAGCTTTTATTATATTGTTCATTTTATTAAAATGTTTTTTAGCTAAAGCAGATATATCAGGATATTTGGGTTTATTCAAATTTCAGAAAAAATAA
- a CDS encoding GNAT family N-acetyltransferase, which translates to MYFQFIRHKDLTLDQLDEICKIKKQVWNYSIVQHKDWIKSNLKENDIHVLMKDQSYRNIAYLNLVDCKIILNNKERNVRGLGNVCTIQSGKGNGTVLMNFINRYLIENEDMGFLFCKKSLLNFYTRIGWKIVEQKYLLFPLFNSDQIFTLTFNFKNEKINFLEYSGKLF; encoded by the coding sequence ATGTATTTTCAATTTATAAGACATAAAGATTTGACCCTTGATCAACTTGATGAAATTTGTAAAATAAAAAAACAAGTTTGGAATTATAGTATTGTGCAACATAAGGATTGGATAAAGTCAAATTTAAAGGAAAATGACATACACGTTTTAATGAAAGACCAATCTTATAGAAATATTGCGTATCTGAATTTAGTTGACTGCAAAATAATTTTGAATAATAAGGAGAGAAATGTTAGAGGGCTAGGCAATGTTTGCACTATTCAGTCTGGTAAAGGGAATGGGACAGTTTTAATGAATTTTATTAATAGATATCTTATTGAAAATGAAGATATGGGATTTTTATTTTGTAAAAAGTCGCTTTTAAACTTTTATACAAGAATTGGTTGGAAGATAGTGGAACAAAAATATTTACTATTCCCCTTATTCAATTCAGATCAAATATTTACACTGACATTTAATTTCAAGAATGAAAAGATTAATTTTTTAGAATATAGTGGTAAGCTCTTTTGA
- a CDS encoding DegT/DnrJ/EryC1/StrS family aminotransferase, which yields MIPLYKPYMPEELPELSNILHSGSLAYGKYGKQFEIDLKKVTQCSEISSVNSFSAAMLVALKTIDIKPGDEIIASPMSCLASNQPAASLGATLIWADIDPHRGTLDPESVKTKITNKTKAIIHNHHCGYVGYIDEINAIANEHGIMVIDDAIEAFGSKYKGQFLGNVGTDITVFSFQTVRLPNTVDGGAIACKDFILQQKANLIRDLGVDRKIFRNPNGEISKDSDISIPGYGFTMNEMNSYIGSLQLENIVSLLKRQELNAEKWKIELRNKFDDIQILLENDLNQNPNYWIFGMRSKRKIEYINKFRELGYYASGVHLPNYYYSVFNNNNLLPGVEDFYERFFALPCGWWLNDNEIGLKF from the coding sequence ATGATTCCATTATATAAACCCTATATGCCCGAAGAACTGCCAGAGTTAAGTAATATCTTACACTCAGGATCGCTTGCATACGGGAAATATGGCAAACAGTTCGAAATAGATCTTAAGAAGGTTACCCAATGCTCAGAAATTTCTTCTGTAAATTCATTTTCAGCGGCCATGTTGGTGGCATTAAAAACAATTGATATAAAGCCGGGAGATGAAATTATAGCTTCTCCAATGAGTTGCCTAGCTTCAAATCAACCCGCAGCTTCATTGGGGGCTACTTTAATTTGGGCAGATATTGATCCGCACAGAGGAACTTTAGATCCCGAAAGTGTAAAAACTAAAATCACAAATAAAACCAAAGCAATTATTCACAATCATCATTGTGGTTACGTTGGTTATATTGATGAAATTAATGCAATAGCCAATGAACATGGTATTATGGTAATTGACGATGCAATAGAGGCCTTTGGCTCCAAATACAAAGGACAATTTTTAGGAAATGTTGGTACAGATATAACCGTTTTTTCCTTTCAAACCGTACGGTTGCCCAATACGGTTGATGGTGGGGCAATAGCTTGCAAAGATTTTATATTGCAACAAAAGGCAAACCTTATTCGAGATTTAGGCGTTGATAGAAAGATATTTAGAAATCCTAATGGAGAAATAAGCAAAGATTCAGATATTTCAATTCCTGGCTATGGATTTACAATGAATGAAATGAATAGTTATATTGGAAGTCTACAATTGGAAAATATTGTTTCATTATTAAAAAGGCAAGAGTTAAATGCTGAGAAATGGAAAATCGAATTAAGGAATAAGTTTGATGATATTCAGATACTTTTAGAGAATGATTTGAATCAGAATCCAAACTATTGGATTTTTGGGATGCGAAGTAAAAGAAAGATAGAATATATTAATAAATTCCGAGAATTAGGATATTATGCATCTGGTGTTCATTTGCCAAATTATTATTATTCAGTTTTTAATAATAATAATTTACTTCCAGGAGTAGAAGATTTTTACGAGAGATTCTTTGCCTTACCTTGTGGTTGGTGGCTAAACGATAATGAAATAGGACTCAAATTTTAA
- a CDS encoding DegT/DnrJ/EryC1/StrS family aminotransferase, whose product MIPIVKPFFPNPEELMPALEEVIYSGYVAEGEKVYEFEKLFSQYVNNPYAVSLNSGTAALHIALLLAGVGEDDEVISTVLTAEPTNVAIKLVGAKVVWADVTAHTGLLDPQSVRSKITSRTKAIMLVHYAGMVCDMDEFDKISNEYNIPIIEDAAHALGAKYNGSPVGSNSDYTVFSLQAIKHMTTVDGGFLTVKKEAQYNKAKLLRWFGLDKKLPRLENDIKFPGYKYHMNNVNATIGIIQMRHIREVVNKYIGNGKYFDSSLQSIPGVKLLKYNENTEPSYWLYTMKVDNREGFIRMMNENGISASELHLRNDRHSLFAESQTDLPVFDKFYEKMVHIPCGWWVSQEDRERIVDVIKRGW is encoded by the coding sequence ATGATACCAATTGTAAAACCTTTTTTTCCTAATCCTGAGGAGTTGATGCCAGCTTTAGAGGAAGTCATTTATAGCGGTTATGTTGCTGAGGGAGAAAAAGTGTATGAATTTGAGAAACTTTTTTCACAATATGTAAACAATCCTTACGCAGTATCTTTAAATTCTGGAACTGCTGCTTTGCATATTGCACTTTTGTTGGCAGGGGTAGGAGAGGATGATGAGGTTATTAGTACGGTTCTAACAGCAGAACCAACAAATGTCGCTATTAAATTAGTTGGTGCTAAAGTTGTATGGGCGGACGTTACTGCGCATACTGGTCTGTTAGACCCTCAAAGTGTAAGAAGTAAAATTACATCAAGGACAAAAGCTATAATGTTAGTACATTATGCGGGGATGGTGTGTGATATGGACGAATTTGATAAGATTTCTAATGAATATAATATTCCAATAATAGAAGATGCCGCGCATGCTTTGGGTGCAAAATATAATGGTTCTCCTGTTGGTTCAAATTCAGATTATACTGTTTTCTCTTTGCAAGCTATTAAACATATGACAACAGTTGATGGTGGATTTCTAACTGTAAAAAAGGAGGCGCAATATAATAAAGCAAAACTTTTAAGATGGTTTGGACTCGATAAAAAATTGCCCAGATTAGAAAATGATATTAAATTTCCAGGATACAAATATCATATGAATAATGTGAATGCAACTATAGGTATCATACAAATGAGGCACATAAGAGAAGTCGTAAATAAATATATAGGAAATGGTAAATATTTTGATTCAAGTCTTCAATCGATTCCGGGTGTAAAATTATTAAAATATAATGAGAATACTGAACCTTCTTATTGGCTATATACGATGAAAGTAGATAACCGTGAAGGTTTTATACGAATGATGAATGAAAATGGTATTTCCGCCTCTGAATTACATTTAAGAAATGATCGTCATTCTCTATTTGCAGAGTCACAAACCGACTTACCCGTTTTTGATAAATTTTATGAGAAAATGGTTCATATACCTTGTGGGTGGTGGGTTAGCCAAGAGGATAGGGAACGAATTGTTGATGTAATTAAAAGGGGTTGGTAA
- a CDS encoding polysaccharide biosynthesis protein gives MFKDKVLMITGGTGSFGNAMLRGFLNSELKEIRIFSRDEKKQEDMRIEYKNDKLNFVIGDTRSFKSINNAMAGVDYLFHAAALKQVPSCEFYPMQAVETNILGSENVLEAAADNGVKKVVVLSTDKAVYPINTMGMSKAMMEKIAVAKARDARVKKIDGVYCATRYGNVMCSRGSIIPLLIKQIKEGLPLTLTNPEMTRFMMSLDDSVKLVLFAFENANPGDIFVQKSPATTIKILAEALKELFNANNEIKIIGERHGEKKYETLCSKEEMSKAEDLGEFYRVPADFRDLNYTKYIQTGGPKLMEKEYNSDNTHRLNVEETKNLLLTLDYVRNELANK, from the coding sequence ATGTTTAAAGATAAAGTATTAATGATTACCGGTGGAACTGGTTCATTCGGAAATGCAATGTTGAGAGGATTCTTGAACTCCGAATTAAAAGAGATTAGAATCTTCAGTAGAGATGAAAAGAAGCAGGAAGATATGCGCATAGAGTATAAAAATGACAAACTCAACTTTGTAATTGGGGATACAAGAAGTTTCAAAAGTATAAATAACGCAATGGCGGGAGTTGATTATTTATTTCATGCCGCAGCTTTAAAGCAAGTCCCCTCTTGTGAATTCTATCCCATGCAGGCAGTTGAAACTAATATTCTTGGTTCCGAAAATGTTTTGGAGGCAGCAGCAGATAATGGAGTTAAAAAGGTAGTTGTTTTAAGTACTGATAAAGCGGTATATCCAATTAATACGATGGGCATGTCTAAGGCAATGATGGAGAAGATTGCAGTTGCTAAAGCAAGAGATGCCAGAGTTAAAAAGATAGATGGTGTTTACTGTGCTACACGTTACGGAAATGTTATGTGTTCAAGAGGTTCTATTATCCCTTTATTAATAAAGCAAATTAAAGAAGGCTTGCCACTTACACTCACCAATCCAGAGATGACAAGATTTATGATGTCTTTAGATGATTCTGTCAAATTAGTTTTATTTGCCTTTGAAAATGCTAACCCGGGAGACATTTTTGTGCAAAAATCTCCTGCAACTACAATAAAAATCTTAGCAGAAGCGTTGAAAGAGTTATTTAATGCAAATAATGAAATCAAAATAATTGGAGAAAGGCATGGTGAAAAAAAATATGAAACCTTATGCTCTAAAGAAGAAATGTCTAAAGCAGAAGATTTGGGTGAGTTTTACAGAGTTCCTGCTGATTTTAGAGATTTGAATTATACAAAATATATCCAGACGGGTGGACCGAAATTGATGGAAAAGGAATATAACTCAGACAATACCCATAGGTTAAATGTAGAAGAGACAAAGAATCTTTTATTGACATTAGATTATGTTAGAAATGAATTAGCAAATAAATAA
- a CDS encoding nucleotide sugar dehydrogenase → MPTPQNKKIAIIGLGYVGLPLAIEFAAHFPVIGFDISKDRVEELNAGKDRTQEADLEKLNRHLQVAKNNDFASGLICSNDLEVLKTANIFIVTVPTPIDKYNSPDLTPLLKASEMLGKVIKQGDTIIYESTVYPGCTEEDCVPVLEKFSNLKFNRDFFVGYSPERINPGDKVHTLTSVKKVTSGSTPAIAEEVNNLYKTIITAGTHLAPSIKVAEASKAIENAQRDVNISFVNELALIFDRVGIDTNDVLDAAGTKYNFLKYKPGLVGGHCISVDPYYLAHKATQLGYHPQVILSGRRVNDMMAAFIAGKVVKLMIQKGHTAIKGAKALILGVTFKENCPDVRNTKVVDIYKELQQFGLEVDIYDPWADKSEVKHEYGVNIIASLENQTDYAALIIAVAHEEFKTINYREYKDKNAVIFDAKAFVDRNLVDGRL, encoded by the coding sequence ATGCCCACGCCTCAAAATAAAAAAATAGCCATCATCGGCCTCGGTTATGTAGGCCTTCCCTTAGCCATTGAGTTTGCAGCCCACTTCCCGGTAATAGGCTTTGATATCAGTAAAGATAGAGTAGAGGAACTAAATGCCGGTAAAGACCGCACCCAAGAAGCGGATCTTGAAAAACTAAATAGGCATCTTCAAGTAGCAAAAAATAACGACTTTGCTTCCGGCCTAATTTGCTCCAATGACTTAGAAGTTTTGAAGACAGCCAATATATTTATTGTTACAGTACCAACTCCCATTGATAAATATAATTCCCCCGATTTAACACCCCTATTAAAAGCATCGGAAATGCTAGGAAAAGTGATTAAACAAGGAGATACCATAATTTATGAATCTACTGTTTATCCCGGTTGCACTGAAGAAGATTGTGTTCCTGTTTTGGAAAAATTTTCTAACTTAAAATTTAATCGGGATTTCTTCGTTGGATATTCCCCCGAACGTATCAACCCAGGTGACAAAGTACATACCCTCACTTCCGTAAAAAAAGTAACCTCTGGTTCTACACCTGCAATTGCAGAAGAGGTAAATAACTTATACAAAACAATTATTACAGCTGGTACACATTTGGCACCGAGCATCAAAGTGGCAGAGGCTTCCAAAGCAATTGAGAATGCACAACGGGATGTCAATATTTCATTTGTAAACGAACTGGCTTTAATCTTCGACCGCGTAGGTATCGATACCAATGACGTATTGGATGCGGCTGGCACCAAATACAATTTTTTAAAGTACAAACCGGGGCTCGTTGGTGGTCACTGTATCAGTGTGGATCCTTATTACTTGGCACATAAGGCTACCCAATTGGGCTACCACCCCCAAGTCATTCTCTCTGGCAGAAGAGTCAATGATATGATGGCTGCTTTTATAGCCGGTAAAGTGGTGAAATTAATGATTCAAAAAGGCCATACCGCTATCAAAGGTGCGAAAGCATTAATTTTGGGTGTTACCTTCAAAGAAAATTGCCCCGATGTGCGCAATACCAAAGTGGTAGATATTTATAAAGAGCTACAACAATTTGGTTTGGAAGTAGATATCTATGACCCTTGGGCTGACAAATCAGAAGTCAAACACGAATATGGAGTCAATATTATCGCTTCTTTAGAGAATCAAACAGATTATGCAGCCTTAATCATAGCAGTTGCACACGAGGAATTTAAAACTATTAATTACCGGGAATATAAAGATAAGAATGCGGTAATATTTGATGCTAAAGCTTTTGTGGATAGGAATCTGGTAGATGGTCGTTTATAA